A stretch of Litorilinea aerophila DNA encodes these proteins:
- a CDS encoding LacI family DNA-binding transcriptional regulator: MHKSTITIRDVAKAAGVSVSTVSRVLNDRDGVSPTTYQRVRQVIEELNYASNLAARSMRLQQTGVIGVVAPDLRSAFTLQVIRSVSAAVEERGYELLVFTSSRVDGEEDQALREQRHVHLLNSGLTDGTIVLTPHATTFPSERPVVVIDPNRHGVEVPAVLSTNYAGARAAMAYLFELGHRRIGFVGGRPDLQSAVRRWEGYRDSLMEQGISLDPTLVCRGDFTREGGYACGQRLLSLAQPPTAIFAANDESAIGVLKAARDLGVPVPQALSVVGFDNITESAWTTPPLTTVDQALEGMGQAAVDLLFESMAGKPVAAVHKVATELVIRESCGPPAR; the protein is encoded by the coding sequence ATGCATAAATCCACCATTACCATTCGTGATGTCGCCAAAGCGGCTGGCGTCTCTGTCTCTACGGTTTCGCGCGTCCTCAACGACCGGGACGGCGTCTCTCCGACCACCTACCAGCGGGTTCGCCAGGTGATCGAGGAGCTCAACTACGCCTCCAACCTGGCCGCCCGCAGCATGCGTCTCCAGCAGACGGGGGTGATCGGCGTGGTGGCGCCGGATCTGCGCAGCGCGTTCACCCTCCAGGTCATTCGGAGTGTCAGCGCCGCGGTGGAGGAGCGGGGCTATGAGCTGCTGGTCTTCACCAGCAGCCGGGTCGATGGGGAGGAAGATCAGGCCCTGCGGGAGCAGCGCCACGTTCACCTGCTCAACAGCGGCCTGACCGACGGCACCATCGTGCTCACGCCCCACGCCACCACCTTTCCTTCAGAGCGGCCGGTGGTGGTCATCGACCCCAACCGTCACGGCGTGGAGGTGCCGGCGGTCCTCTCCACCAACTACGCCGGCGCCCGGGCTGCCATGGCCTATCTGTTCGAGCTGGGCCACCGGCGCATCGGCTTTGTGGGAGGGCGGCCGGATCTCCAGAGCGCCGTGCGCCGTTGGGAGGGGTACCGGGACAGCCTGATGGAACAGGGAATATCCCTGGATCCGACCCTGGTCTGTCGGGGAGATTTTACTCGGGAGGGGGGCTATGCCTGTGGCCAGCGGCTGTTGAGCCTGGCGCAGCCGCCGACCGCCATCTTCGCCGCCAACGATGAGTCGGCCATCGGCGTCCTGAAGGCGGCTCGGGATCTGGGCGTCCCGGTGCCCCAGGCCCTGTCGGTGGTGGGTTTCGACAACATCACCGAGTCGGCCTGGACCACGCCGCCGTTGACCACGGTGGATCAGGCGTTGGAGGGCATGGGGCAGGCCGCGGTGGATCTGCTCTTTGAGTCCATGGCCGGAAAGCCGGTGGCGGCGGTGCACAAGGTGGCCACCGAACTGGTGATCCGGGAATCGTGCGGGCCGCCCGCTCGGTGA
- a CDS encoding ABC transporter substrate-binding protein — MSTPNAKLSRRRFMQMAGMVAGGTVLAACAPSAPAPAAGGEEGGAPAAEAINLTFWGFATNRNKWYQALAERYKEEHPEVSIDIQEIAYEEMHNKVATTLVAGTGAPDIADIEISRFGQYVKGERVGFVALNDQIAEIEDNLYLRSALSPWSWQGKYYGIGNELNACLLFYRHDLLEAAGIEYPFDTWEGLTQAGQQYVEATGKKFVSLAIDSWDYWWIIAQAFNGFFDSDGNPSFDNEGGVRVMQMLANWRWEDEIAVQRAQDQAFYGQMMADEFAIHMGAPWMQGFMKDNAAELEGKWEMQLLPLFEDGSGARSGTHGGTGTCITEQSQHPDVAWDFIRFCNLTNDGVLLGFEMQNLFPTWKPAWEDERLQFQDPYFNNQRPADFITEAAPHMPPLNNSPWWPEVTDAFERLVITPVLSEETKMPVEEAMANCRAEVDKLIGA; from the coding sequence ATGTCTACCCCAAATGCCAAGTTGAGCCGGCGTCGCTTCATGCAGATGGCCGGCATGGTGGCCGGTGGCACCGTATTGGCCGCCTGTGCGCCTTCCGCCCCTGCTCCTGCGGCGGGCGGTGAGGAAGGCGGCGCTCCGGCAGCCGAGGCCATCAACCTGACCTTCTGGGGCTTTGCCACCAACCGCAACAAGTGGTATCAGGCCCTGGCCGAACGTTACAAGGAGGAACACCCAGAGGTCTCCATCGATATTCAGGAGATCGCCTACGAGGAAATGCACAACAAGGTGGCCACCACCCTGGTCGCCGGCACCGGCGCCCCCGACATCGCCGACATCGAGATTTCCCGCTTCGGCCAGTATGTGAAGGGTGAGCGGGTCGGCTTCGTGGCCCTGAACGACCAGATCGCGGAGATCGAGGACAATCTCTACCTGCGCTCGGCCCTGAGCCCGTGGAGCTGGCAGGGCAAGTACTACGGCATCGGCAATGAGCTCAACGCCTGCCTGCTCTTCTATCGCCACGACTTGCTGGAGGCCGCCGGGATCGAATATCCCTTTGACACCTGGGAAGGGCTGACCCAGGCCGGCCAGCAATATGTGGAGGCCACGGGCAAGAAGTTTGTCTCCCTGGCCATCGATTCCTGGGACTACTGGTGGATCATTGCCCAGGCGTTCAACGGATTCTTCGACTCCGACGGCAACCCCTCCTTCGACAACGAGGGCGGCGTCCGGGTCATGCAGATGCTGGCCAACTGGCGCTGGGAGGATGAGATCGCGGTCCAGCGGGCCCAGGATCAGGCCTTCTACGGCCAGATGATGGCCGACGAATTTGCCATCCACATGGGCGCTCCCTGGATGCAGGGCTTCATGAAGGACAATGCAGCCGAGTTGGAGGGCAAGTGGGAGATGCAGCTCCTGCCCCTCTTCGAAGATGGCAGCGGCGCCCGTAGCGGTACCCACGGCGGCACCGGCACCTGCATCACCGAGCAGAGCCAGCACCCAGACGTGGCCTGGGACTTCATCCGCTTCTGCAACCTGACCAATGACGGCGTGTTGCTGGGCTTCGAGATGCAGAACCTCTTCCCCACCTGGAAGCCGGCGTGGGAAGATGAACGTCTGCAGTTCCAGGATCCCTACTTCAACAACCAGCGGCCAGCCGATTTCATCACCGAAGCTGCCCCCCACATGCCGCCCCTGAACAATTCCCCCTGGTGGCCGGAAGTGACCGATGCTTTCGAGCGCCTGGTCATCACGCCAGTCCTGTCGGAAGAAACCAAGATGCCCGTGGAAGAGGCCATGGCCAACTGCCGGGCCGAGGTCGACAAGTTGATCGGCGCATAG
- a CDS encoding carbohydrate ABC transporter permease gives MAVQAQVKPVRWGEWWYRRQRQIAPYVFVAPFFILFAAFFLYPVIYSFLLSFQEQTGLSSPKWVGLQNYQTLLQDERFLRSIWNTTYFALGSVFIQLPLAYLLALAFNSRYARHLTHLYRVGFFFPVLTSAVVISLIFVLVLDKDYGMLNAALQSIGLPAIPWLSSTRWAMPAVIILGVWTWTGFNAFYFLAGLQGISDEVIEAAMMDGANAVQIQTRIVIPLMRPIIMFVVIQSIIGSYSLFTQPFLLTNGGPSDATLTMVMYLYFTGFRFFKLGYASAIGYSLVVIILALSLINLYFFRGFRED, from the coding sequence ATGGCGGTCCAGGCACAGGTGAAACCGGTCCGCTGGGGCGAGTGGTGGTACCGGCGCCAGCGACAGATTGCCCCGTACGTTTTTGTGGCGCCCTTCTTCATACTCTTCGCCGCGTTCTTTCTGTATCCCGTGATCTATTCCTTTCTGCTCAGTTTCCAGGAGCAGACGGGCCTGAGTTCGCCCAAGTGGGTAGGGCTCCAGAACTATCAAACCCTGTTGCAGGATGAACGTTTCCTGCGTTCCATCTGGAACACCACCTACTTTGCGCTGGGTAGCGTCTTCATCCAGTTGCCGCTGGCCTATTTGCTGGCCCTGGCATTCAACTCCCGCTACGCCCGGCACCTGACCCACCTCTATCGGGTGGGGTTCTTCTTCCCGGTCTTGACTTCCGCGGTGGTGATTTCCCTGATCTTCGTGCTGGTGCTGGACAAGGACTACGGGATGCTCAACGCTGCGCTCCAGAGTATCGGCCTGCCTGCCATTCCCTGGCTCTCCTCCACCCGCTGGGCCATGCCGGCTGTGATCATCCTGGGCGTGTGGACGTGGACAGGCTTCAATGCCTTCTACTTTTTGGCCGGGCTTCAGGGCATCTCCGACGAGGTGATCGAGGCGGCTATGATGGATGGCGCCAATGCCGTCCAGATTCAGACCCGCATTGTGATCCCCTTGATGCGACCCATCATCATGTTCGTGGTGATCCAGTCCATCATTGGCTCCTACAGCCTCTTCACCCAGCCCTTCCTCCTCACCAACGGCGGCCCGTCGGATGCCACCCTGACCATGGTGATGTACCTCTATTTCACGGGCTTTCGCTTTTTCAAGCTAGGCTATGCCTCGGCCATCGGCTACAGCCTGGTGGTCATCATCCTGGCCCTGTCGTTGATCAACCTCTATTTCTTCCGCGGCTTTCGGGAGGACTGA
- a CDS encoding carbohydrate ABC transporter permease, with the protein METIDVTPMVETPARRRFQMGMRTSNLLGMIVVNAILLFGIFLTAAPYFYMIVSTFKPNTEIWSWPLTFYPKSLVDPTLYPDKVTNVLGLNLYLENYRYLFAELPYVRWMINSLVLATGRSVLAIFLSSLAGFAFAKYDFRFKHVGFLLVLVSIMLPLEVLLVPLFIEMATLKWLNTYWAIIVPFAVVPFYIFLMRQFMIQVPNELMDAARIDGCTEFGIFWRVVAPVSKPAFGVLAILAFNAAWNDYLWPLIVLQDKMLYTVNLGIAVLYGPYQTPFGSILAGSFLGTLPIVAVFLLMQRQFIAGLTAGALKGL; encoded by the coding sequence ATGGAGACTATTGACGTAACACCCATGGTGGAGACGCCAGCCCGCCGCCGGTTTCAGATGGGGATGCGGACATCCAACCTGTTGGGGATGATCGTGGTCAACGCCATCCTGCTCTTTGGCATCTTCCTGACCGCCGCACCCTATTTCTACATGATCGTCTCTACCTTCAAGCCCAACACGGAGATCTGGAGCTGGCCCCTGACCTTCTACCCCAAGAGCCTGGTGGATCCAACCCTCTACCCGGACAAGGTGACCAACGTCCTGGGGCTCAACCTCTACCTGGAAAATTATCGCTACCTCTTTGCCGAACTGCCCTACGTCCGCTGGATGATCAACTCCCTGGTGCTGGCCACCGGCCGGTCGGTGCTGGCCATCTTTCTGTCCTCCCTGGCGGGCTTTGCCTTTGCCAAATATGATTTCCGTTTTAAGCATGTGGGCTTTCTGCTGGTGTTGGTCAGCATCATGTTGCCCCTGGAAGTGTTGCTGGTGCCCCTGTTCATCGAGATGGCCACGTTAAAGTGGCTGAACACCTACTGGGCCATCATTGTGCCCTTTGCGGTGGTTCCCTTCTACATCTTCCTCATGCGCCAGTTCATGATCCAGGTGCCCAACGAGTTGATGGACGCGGCCCGCATCGACGGCTGCACCGAGTTTGGCATCTTCTGGCGGGTAGTGGCACCCGTCTCCAAGCCGGCTTTTGGCGTGCTGGCCATCCTGGCCTTCAACGCCGCCTGGAACGACTACCTGTGGCCCCTCATTGTGCTGCAGGACAAGATGCTCTACACGGTCAACCTGGGCATCGCCGTGCTCTATGGCCCCTATCAGACGCCCTTCGGCTCCATCCTGGCCGGTTCCTTTTTGGGGACCTTGCCCATCGTGGCCGTCTTCCTGCTCATGCAACGCCAGTTCATCGCCGGCCTGACCGCGGGCGCCTTGAAGGGCTTGTAA
- a CDS encoding glycoside hydrolase family 3 N-terminal domain-containing protein: protein MTDHTTATPIYRNPARSPQERARDLLSHMTLEEKVAQLTSVWVYEVLDDLAFSPQKAAAKLGDGIGQITRVAGASNAAPRQTAELANTIQRYLVEQTRLGIPALIHEECCSGFMGRGATCFPQIIGVASTWEPELVAQMAAVIRTQMRAVGAHQGLSPVLDIARDPRWGRLEETFGEDPYLTARMGVAYVQALQTDDLRQGIVATGKHFLGYSFTLGGLNWAPAFIPPRELWEVFMFPFEAAIQEAGLASMMNAYHELDGIPCGASRELLTEILRNQLGFDGLVVSDYMAINQLVDYHHYARDKTHAAHLALQAGIDVELPSRDCYSDALVEGVRTGAVDPALVDQSVIRVLEMKFALGLFEHPYVDEEAAPQVFETPEQRQLARTIAQKSIILLKNEGDLLPLDRQPGTIAVIGPNGDSIRNMLGDYSYPAHIELLAHLQERGGMDTPIPESLTLEDIYPAMKSVLQAIREKVGEGSEVLYAPGCGVNDSDTSGFDEAVAVARRADVAIVVVGDKSGLTPDCTCGEFRDRATLHLPGVQEELVRAVVETGTPTVVVFINGRPVSSPWIAAHVPAIVEAWFPGEEGGPAVADVLFGDVNPGGKLPVTVARSVGQVPIFYAHRPSGSHSFLYGDYVDETVAPLFPFGHGLSYTRFEYSDLEITPEPVSTDGTLQVRFTLANVGERLGDEVVQLYIRLRGASVTRPVKELKGFRRVTLEPGRRVAVTFDLPIPALSYLDPAMERVVEPGELEVMVGSSSADIRLTGRVQMVGEKICLGRKRPFFSTARVSSLDA, encoded by the coding sequence ATGACCGACCACACCACTGCCACACCCATCTATCGGAACCCTGCCCGCTCTCCCCAGGAACGGGCCCGGGATCTTCTCTCCCACATGACCCTGGAGGAGAAGGTCGCCCAACTGACCAGCGTCTGGGTCTACGAAGTCCTGGATGACCTGGCCTTCTCCCCCCAGAAGGCGGCGGCCAAACTGGGCGACGGCATCGGCCAGATCACCCGGGTGGCCGGCGCCAGCAACGCCGCACCACGGCAAACTGCCGAACTGGCCAATACCATCCAGCGCTACCTGGTGGAGCAGACCCGGCTGGGTATCCCCGCCCTGATCCACGAGGAATGCTGCAGCGGCTTCATGGGCCGGGGCGCCACCTGCTTTCCCCAGATCATCGGCGTGGCCAGCACCTGGGAACCGGAGCTGGTGGCCCAGATGGCCGCGGTGATCCGCACCCAGATGCGGGCCGTGGGCGCCCACCAGGGCCTGTCGCCTGTGCTGGACATCGCCCGGGATCCCCGTTGGGGACGGCTGGAGGAGACCTTCGGCGAGGATCCCTACCTCACGGCCCGCATGGGCGTGGCCTATGTCCAGGCCCTGCAGACCGACGACCTGCGCCAGGGGATCGTGGCCACAGGCAAGCACTTCCTGGGCTACAGCTTCACCCTGGGCGGCCTCAACTGGGCCCCGGCCTTCATCCCGCCCCGGGAGCTGTGGGAAGTCTTCATGTTCCCCTTCGAGGCCGCCATCCAGGAGGCGGGCCTGGCTTCCATGATGAACGCCTACCACGAGCTGGACGGCATTCCCTGCGGCGCTTCCCGGGAGCTGTTGACCGAGATCCTGCGGAATCAGCTGGGCTTTGACGGGCTCGTCGTCTCCGACTACATGGCCATCAACCAGTTGGTGGACTACCACCATTACGCCCGGGACAAGACCCACGCCGCCCACCTGGCCCTGCAGGCCGGCATCGATGTGGAGCTGCCCAGCCGGGACTGCTACAGCGACGCGCTGGTGGAGGGCGTCCGCACCGGCGCGGTGGATCCGGCCCTGGTGGACCAGTCGGTGATCCGGGTGCTGGAGATGAAGTTTGCCCTGGGCCTCTTCGAACATCCCTACGTGGACGAGGAAGCGGCCCCCCAGGTCTTTGAAACGCCGGAACAGCGCCAGCTGGCCCGCACCATTGCCCAGAAGTCCATCATCCTGCTCAAGAACGAGGGGGATCTGCTCCCCCTGGACCGGCAGCCGGGCACCATCGCGGTCATCGGCCCCAACGGGGACAGCATCCGCAACATGCTGGGCGACTATAGCTACCCGGCCCACATCGAGTTGCTGGCCCACCTGCAGGAGCGGGGCGGCATGGACACGCCTATCCCCGAGTCGTTGACCCTGGAGGACATCTACCCGGCCATGAAGAGCGTGCTCCAGGCCATCCGGGAGAAGGTGGGCGAGGGCAGCGAGGTGCTCTACGCGCCCGGCTGCGGGGTGAACGATTCCGACACCTCCGGCTTCGACGAGGCAGTGGCGGTAGCTCGCCGGGCCGACGTGGCCATCGTGGTGGTGGGCGACAAATCCGGCCTGACGCCCGACTGCACCTGCGGCGAGTTTCGGGATCGGGCCACCCTGCACCTGCCCGGCGTGCAGGAAGAGCTGGTGCGGGCGGTGGTGGAGACGGGCACACCCACGGTGGTGGTGTTCATCAACGGCCGCCCGGTCTCCAGCCCCTGGATCGCAGCGCACGTGCCGGCCATCGTAGAGGCCTGGTTCCCCGGCGAAGAGGGCGGCCCCGCGGTCGCCGATGTGCTCTTCGGGGATGTCAACCCGGGGGGCAAACTGCCGGTGACAGTGGCTCGCTCCGTGGGCCAGGTGCCTATCTTCTATGCCCACCGGCCTTCGGGCAGCCATTCGTTCCTCTATGGCGACTACGTGGACGAGACGGTGGCGCCCCTGTTCCCCTTCGGCCATGGGCTCAGCTACACCCGATTTGAATACAGCGACCTGGAGATCACCCCCGAGCCGGTCTCGACCGACGGCACTCTGCAGGTGCGCTTTACCCTGGCCAACGTGGGCGAGCGTCTGGGCGACGAGGTGGTCCAGCTCTACATCCGCCTGCGGGGGGCCAGCGTCACCCGGCCGGTGAAGGAGCTGAAGGGCTTCCGGCGGGTGACCCTGGAGCCGGGCCGGCGGGTGGCCGTCACCTTCGACCTGCCCATCCCCGCGCTTTCGTACCTGGATCCGGCCATGGAGCGGGTGGTGGAGCCGGGCGAGCTGGAGGTGATGGTGGGCAGTTCGTCGGCGGACATCCGCCTGACGGGCCGGGTCCAGATGGTGGGCGAGAAGATCTGCCTGGGCCGGAAGCGTCCCTTCTTCAGCACGGCCAGGGTGTCATCGCTGGACGCGTAG